Proteins encoded in a region of the Triticum dicoccoides isolate Atlit2015 ecotype Zavitan chromosome 3A, WEW_v2.0, whole genome shotgun sequence genome:
- the LOC119270088 gene encoding probable histone acetyltransferase HAC-like 1 → MNQVGGAGDGMPPRQNQMRDVVDRSAGVDPKFMVLRINTRQKIFEYIERKQPSAIWRRRLPDLASRLEEILFREYPNKREYYNMTKGPIEPHLQFAMKLSSVRNRQRQQNRQLSRQITCSPCYGIMIVTPGITQGASENSRMSFVAGNTGPLSSGANMVPQNTNMGTLLPGEAPNEHVNTLLSLGMNSTHHDCSGACNNHREIDMVEAPETNRLLAPHASVKEVAKKPKFSCPVCWNELTDASSTICGHIFCQKCIEASIQAQKKCPTCRRTLTMKDFHRVHLPTMD, encoded by the exons ATGAATCAGGTCGGTGGTGCTGGCGACGGGATGCCGCCGCGGCAAAATCAGATGCGGGATGTGGTGGACCGCTCAGCAGGGGTCGATCCCAAGTTCATGGTGCTGCGCATCAATACTCGACAGAAGAT ATTCGAGTACATAGAAAGGAAGCAACCATCGGCTatctggcggcggcggctgccggaCCTTGCGAGCCGGCTTGAGGAAATCTTGTTTAGAGAATACCCAAACAAG AGGGAGTACTACAATATGACAAAGGGGCCGATTGAGCCCCACTTGCAGTTTGCCATGAAGCTCTCGAGTGTTCGGAATCGGCAACGACAACAGAACCGACAATTGTCAAGGCAGATAACATGTTCCCCTTGCTATGGGATAATGATTGTGACACCTGGTATCACGCAAGGCGCAAGTGAGAATTCTAGAATGTCTTTCGTGGCAGGCAACACTGGCCCTTTGTCGTCGGGTGCAAACATGGTTCCGCAGAACACCAACATGGGTACCTTGCTGCCAG GGGAAGCTCCCAATGAGCATGTGAACACACTGCTATCTCTGGGGATGAACTCTACACACCATGACTGCTCGGGAGCGTGCAACAACCACCGTGAAATAGACATGGTGGAAGCGCCTGAAACCAACAGACTCTTG GCACCCCATGCATCCGTGAAGGAGGTCGCAAAGAAACCAAAGTTCAGCTGCCCAGTCTGCTGGAACGAGCTGACCGATGCGTCATCGACCATCTGCGGCCACATCTTCTGCCAGAAGTGCATTGAGGCATCCATCCAGGCTCAGAAGAAGTGCCCTACCTGCCGTAGGACGCTGACCATGAAGGATTTCCACCGTGTCCACCTCCCGACGATGGACTGA